One Kiritimatiellia bacterium DNA segment encodes these proteins:
- a CDS encoding carbon starvation protein A: protein MLGWLFLACCAALAAAYFIYGRFLERNLDIRADRVTPSVTLQDGMDYVPTRTSVLFGHHFSSIAGAGPIVGPIIAGLAFGWFPALLWILAGSIFIGGVHDFTALVASLRHRARSIGELCRDLLNPSAYYVFLVFIWLTLMYVEIVFMDLTASTFAPATQPETADLQLHQGGVVATASALYLLLAVLFGLTVYRFKVSIGRATLVFVPLVFLALWVSHLLPLRADRLPEVWLLGSAKNTWLAVLLVYCFFASILPVWVLLQPRDYLSSFLLYACVGGGVAGLLVSSARGTVAIQYNPFTGWSNPELKGLFPALFITIACGAVSGFHSIVASGTTSKQLSNEKSARTVAYGGMLVEAVLALVALAAVMIMADKPAGRNPVAIFAGGLGEFLSALHVPRQAAVTFGLLAVSSFLLTTLDTCTRLARFIFEELFGLSGRTARYAGTLASLALPALVVFRQVAGPGGKLMPAWQAIWPAFGATNQLLAALALLVVYAWLRRNGKRTVYVLLPMLFMCASTLTALTQLAVLNLFRKGSLLVGSLCLFLALLAAALILNTGWNLLRPRPAPVGFAPDTK, encoded by the coding sequence ATGCTGGGATGGCTCTTTTTGGCCTGCTGCGCCGCCCTGGCGGCCGCCTATTTCATCTACGGGCGTTTCCTGGAGCGGAACCTGGACATCCGCGCCGACCGCGTCACGCCCTCCGTGACGCTACAGGACGGCATGGACTACGTGCCGACCCGGACGTCCGTGCTGTTCGGGCACCATTTCAGTTCCATCGCCGGGGCGGGCCCGATCGTCGGGCCCATCATCGCCGGCCTGGCCTTCGGCTGGTTCCCGGCCCTGCTGTGGATCCTGGCCGGCTCGATCTTCATCGGCGGCGTGCACGACTTCACGGCCCTCGTCGCCAGCCTGCGGCATCGCGCGCGTTCCATCGGCGAGCTGTGCCGGGACCTTTTGAACCCCTCCGCGTACTACGTGTTCCTGGTCTTCATCTGGCTCACGCTGATGTACGTCGAGATCGTGTTCATGGATCTCACGGCCTCGACCTTTGCGCCGGCGACCCAGCCGGAGACCGCGGACCTCCAGTTGCACCAGGGCGGCGTCGTGGCCACCGCGTCCGCGCTGTACCTGCTCCTGGCCGTGCTCTTCGGGTTGACCGTGTACCGCTTCAAGGTCTCGATCGGCCGCGCCACGCTGGTGTTCGTCCCCCTCGTGTTCCTGGCCCTGTGGGTCAGCCACCTCCTGCCGCTGCGCGCCGACCGCCTCCCGGAGGTGTGGCTGCTCGGCAGCGCGAAGAACACCTGGCTGGCGGTCCTGCTCGTTTACTGCTTCTTCGCCTCGATCCTGCCGGTGTGGGTTCTGCTCCAGCCGCGCGACTATTTGTCCTCCTTCCTCCTGTACGCCTGCGTGGGCGGCGGGGTCGCGGGCCTGCTGGTCTCCTCGGCGCGCGGGACGGTCGCCATCCAGTACAACCCCTTCACCGGGTGGTCGAACCCGGAGCTCAAGGGCCTGTTCCCGGCCCTTTTCATCACCATCGCCTGCGGGGCGGTCAGCGGCTTCCACTCCATCGTCGCGTCGGGCACCACGTCCAAGCAGTTGTCGAACGAGAAGTCCGCGCGCACGGTGGCCTACGGCGGCATGCTGGTCGAAGCGGTCCTGGCCCTCGTCGCGCTCGCGGCCGTCATGATCATGGCGGACAAACCCGCGGGGCGGAACCCGGTGGCCATCTTCGCGGGCGGGCTGGGCGAGTTCCTCTCCGCGCTGCACGTCCCGCGCCAGGCCGCGGTGACGTTCGGCCTGCTGGCGGTCAGTTCCTTCCTGCTGACGACGCTCGACACGTGCACGCGGCTGGCGCGGTTCATCTTCGAGGAGCTCTTCGGCTTGAGCGGGCGAACGGCCCGCTACGCGGGCACGCTGGCCAGCCTCGCCCTGCCGGCGCTGGTGGTCTTCCGCCAGGTCGCCGGCCCCGGCGGGAAGCTCATGCCCGCCTGGCAGGCGATATGGCCGGCCTTCGGCGCGACCAACCAGCTCCTGGCCGCGCTGGCCCTGCTGGTGGTCTACGCGTGGCTGCGGCGGAACGGGAAGCGGACGGTCTACGTCCTGCTCCCGATGCTCTTCATGTGCGCGTCGACGCTCACGGCCCTCACGCAGTTGGCGGTGCTGAACCTGTTCCGGAAGGGCAGCCTGCTGGTCGGAAGCCTCTGCCTGTTCCTCGCCCTGCTCGCCGCCGCGCTGATCCTGAACACCGGCTGGAACCTGCTCCGCCCCCGCCCCGCGCCTGTCGGATTCGCGCCGGACACGAAGTAA